One Triticum dicoccoides isolate Atlit2015 ecotype Zavitan chromosome 4B, WEW_v2.0, whole genome shotgun sequence genomic window carries:
- the LOC119294312 gene encoding taxadiene 5-alpha hydroxylase-like has product MVQEHEKIARNKAEGEALTWEDLSKMKFTWQVAQETLRIDPPVFGTSNTALEDIEFDGYHSPKGWQVIWTAIATHKDPSIFHKPAKFDPSRFQSQSSMTSPCSFVPFGGGPRICPGMEFAKMETLVMMHHLVRHYRWKLCCK; this is encoded by the exons ATGGTGCAAG AGCATGAAAAAATTGCAAGGAACAAGGCTGAGGGAGAGGCTCTCACCTGGGAAGACCTCTCAAAGATGAAGTTCACATGGCAAGTTGCACAGGAGACACTTCGCATCGACCCCCCAGTCTTCGGCACCTCCAATACAGCACTCGAGGACATCGAGTTCGACGGCTACCACAGCCCAAAAGGCTGGCAG GTGATTTGGACGGCAATCGCGACGCACAAGGACCCAAGTATCTTCCACAAGCCAGCTAAGTTCGACCCATCCAGGTTCCAGAGCCAGTCATCCATGACGTCGCCGTGCTCCTTCGTCCCGTTCGGTGGCGGCCCCAGAATATGCCCCGGGATGGAGTTTGCCAAGATGGAAACATTGGTGATGATGCACCACCTGGTGAGACACTACAGATGGAAGCTTTGCTGCAAGTAG